From one Methylomonas paludis genomic stretch:
- the lexA gene encoding transcriptional repressor LexA, which yields MHTLTRKQKEILDFLLNSQDDFLHPPTLDELCAAMGLKSRGSMHHQIKALIDAEYIEPSERKQRGIRLTARAKSLIIPADTNALPFVGVIAAGMPIEAIENITYMTIPEQIKTENPCYVLKVKGDSMVEEGIFDGDWVIIEQRSHARNGEIVVALVDKAEATLKFIEQYPHETLLIPANSKMEAMRYKPQQVEIQGVLVGQMRSYIHH from the coding sequence ATGCATACATTGACGCGTAAACAAAAAGAAATTCTGGATTTTCTGTTGAATAGTCAGGATGATTTTCTGCATCCACCTACCCTAGACGAATTATGTGCAGCGATGGGCTTGAAATCACGTGGTTCTATGCACCACCAAATTAAGGCCTTGATCGACGCGGAATATATTGAGCCATCTGAGCGCAAACAGCGGGGTATTCGTTTAACCGCCCGGGCAAAATCCTTGATTATTCCTGCCGATACAAACGCTCTGCCTTTTGTTGGAGTCATTGCTGCCGGTATGCCTATTGAAGCGATTGAAAATATCACTTACATGACAATTCCTGAACAAATTAAAACCGAAAATCCCTGTTACGTGCTTAAAGTCAAAGGTGACTCTATGGTCGAAGAAGGTATTTTTGACGGCGATTGGGTAATTATTGAACAACGCAGCCACGCTCGTAACGGCGAAATTGTGGTGGCCTTGGTGGATAAGGCCGAAGCCACATTGAAATTTATCGAGCAATATCCGCATGAAACCTTACTGATTCCTGCTAATTCCAAAATGGAAGCCATGCGCTACAAGCCACAGCAAGTGGAAATTCAGGGTGTATTAGTCGGACAAATGCGCAGTTATATCCATCATTAG
- a CDS encoding bifunctional 4-hydroxy-2-oxoglutarate aldolase/2-dehydro-3-deoxy-phosphogluconate aldolase, protein MTVSIQEVMTTSPVIPVMVINQLDQAVPLARALVAGGLKVLEITLRTPAALEAIRQIKAEVPGAIVGAGTIINLQTLDAALEAGSEFLVSPGVTDSLLTAALNSGVPILPGVVTPSEVMRLLDRGVTAMKFFPADAAGGIPMLKSIGGPLPQVTFCPTGGINPKNAHEYLSLSNVACVGGSWMAPASLVDAGDWAEITRRAAEATALKP, encoded by the coding sequence ATGACGGTATCCATTCAAGAAGTCATGACCACCTCACCAGTCATTCCGGTAATGGTCATCAATCAGCTGGATCAGGCTGTTCCTTTGGCGCGGGCACTTGTCGCCGGAGGCCTGAAAGTTCTGGAAATCACCTTACGCACCCCGGCAGCCCTGGAAGCAATACGCCAAATTAAGGCTGAAGTACCTGGCGCAATTGTAGGAGCCGGTACTATAATCAATCTGCAAACCCTAGATGCCGCACTGGAAGCAGGTTCAGAATTCCTGGTCAGCCCTGGTGTCACTGACAGTTTACTGACTGCAGCGCTTAACTCTGGAGTACCTATTCTACCTGGGGTAGTTACCCCTAGCGAAGTGATGCGTTTATTGGATCGCGGCGTTACCGCCATGAAATTTTTTCCTGCTGACGCAGCTGGTGGTATTCCCATGCTGAAATCCATAGGTGGTCCGTTGCCGCAAGTCACTTTTTGCCCAACCGGCGGGATTAACCCTAAAAATGCCCATGAATATTTGTCACTAAGCAATGTGGCATGTGTTGGCGGCTCCTGGATGGCACCGGCCAGTCTGGTTGATGCTGGCGATTGGGCAGAAATTACGCGCCGGGCAGCCGAAGCAACCGCCTTAAAACCATAA
- a CDS encoding NGG1p interacting factor NIF3, which produces MYKLIFFVPASHLEQVKSALFDAGAGQYQGYDQCCWQVLGTGQFRPLPGSTPFLGSVSRLETISEYKVELICAEHLIKNVLQVLLNVHPYEQPAYEVYQILSSGDFG; this is translated from the coding sequence ATGTACAAATTGATATTTTTTGTGCCGGCCAGTCATCTTGAACAAGTCAAGTCTGCCTTGTTCGATGCTGGTGCGGGTCAATACCAGGGTTATGATCAATGCTGCTGGCAGGTCTTGGGTACCGGTCAGTTTCGGCCTTTACCCGGCAGCACTCCATTTTTGGGCAGTGTCAGCCGTTTGGAAACAATCAGTGAATACAAGGTCGAGCTGATTTGCGCCGAGCATTTAATAAAAAATGTTTTGCAGGTTTTATTAAATGTTCATCCTTACGAACAGCCCGCTTATGAGGTTTACCAAATACTGAGTAGTGGGGATTTTGGCTAG
- a CDS encoding Tex family protein codes for MDVILRIAEELSVRPQQVTAAVALLDEGATVPFIARYRKEVTGGLDDTQLRNLEQRLGYLRELNQRRESILDSIREQGKLSAELEQSLLAADTKTLLEDLYLPYKPKRRTKAQIAREAGLEPLADALLENRSLIPEQAALAYIDADKGVVDVLAALDGARQIIMERVSEAAELLSELRERIWSKGILHATVISGKTAEAAKFTDYFDYSEAISKIPSHRALALFRGRNEDLLTLTLKAGEQDQEEQQICTQFVARYLNVADINRPADAWLAETARFAWKIKLFTRIDLDLKLRLREAAEQEAIRVFAGNLRDLLLAAPAGPKTTMGLDPGIRTGVKVAIVDATGKVLATDTIYPHPPKNQWQQSITVLVGLIKQHRVDLVSIGNGTGSRETDQLIGDLMKLHTDLAIHKVTVSEAGASVYSASELAAKEFPELDVSLRGAVSIARRLQDPLAELVKIEPKAIGVGQYQHDVNQLQLARMLDTVVEDCVNAIGVDVNTASAALLKQVSGLSGSISENIVAYRNVNGPFLNRKQLKKVPRFGEKAYEQAAGFLRIMVGDNPLDASAVHPEAYPVVNAILDDTGKSIQELIGQSHFLRSLKPANYINSEFGLPTVVDILQELEKPGRDPRPEFKSVQFKAGIEKITDLQPGMLLEGVVTNVANFGAFVDIGVHQDGLVHISHLADDFVKDPRVVVKTGDMVKVRVLEIDVARQRISLSMKKNLDGSEIVRSEKPAKNVQKVKSQPQLDNTLRNAFAKALGK; via the coding sequence ATGGATGTCATTCTACGTATTGCCGAAGAACTTTCTGTCAGACCTCAACAAGTTACTGCCGCAGTGGCTTTGCTTGATGAAGGTGCAACCGTGCCGTTTATTGCGCGTTACCGCAAAGAAGTGACCGGAGGTTTAGATGATACCCAGTTGCGTAACCTGGAACAGCGTCTGGGGTATTTAAGAGAGCTGAATCAGCGCCGCGAGAGTATTCTTGACAGTATACGCGAACAGGGCAAGCTCTCCGCTGAACTAGAACAAAGCCTGCTTGCTGCAGATACCAAAACTCTGCTGGAGGATTTGTACTTACCTTATAAGCCTAAGCGCCGTACCAAAGCCCAAATTGCCCGGGAAGCAGGATTGGAGCCATTGGCGGATGCCTTATTGGAAAATCGAAGTTTGATACCAGAACAAGCTGCGTTGGCTTATATTGATGCAGATAAAGGCGTGGTCGATGTGCTTGCCGCCTTGGATGGCGCTCGTCAGATAATTATGGAACGAGTAAGTGAAGCTGCAGAATTGTTGAGCGAGTTGCGAGAACGAATCTGGAGCAAAGGCATACTCCATGCCACGGTAATCAGCGGCAAAACCGCTGAGGCAGCCAAGTTCACAGATTATTTTGATTACAGTGAAGCAATCAGCAAGATTCCGTCTCATCGTGCCTTAGCTTTGTTTCGAGGGCGTAATGAAGATTTGCTGACTTTGACTTTAAAAGCGGGCGAACAAGATCAGGAAGAACAACAAATTTGTACCCAATTTGTGGCTCGCTATTTGAATGTTGCTGATATTAATCGGCCAGCCGATGCCTGGCTGGCCGAGACAGCCCGATTTGCCTGGAAAATAAAATTATTTACCCGCATTGATTTGGATTTAAAGCTACGGTTACGTGAGGCGGCTGAACAGGAAGCTATCAGAGTGTTTGCCGGCAATTTACGCGATTTATTACTGGCGGCTCCGGCGGGTCCAAAAACCACGATGGGGTTGGATCCCGGTATCCGTACTGGCGTAAAAGTGGCTATAGTTGATGCTACCGGCAAAGTATTGGCAACCGATACCATTTATCCTCATCCACCAAAAAATCAGTGGCAGCAATCGATTACCGTGTTGGTTGGATTGATAAAACAGCATCGCGTGGATTTAGTCAGTATAGGTAATGGCACCGGTTCTCGTGAGACCGATCAATTGATTGGTGATTTGATGAAGCTGCATACTGATTTAGCAATTCATAAGGTCACCGTATCTGAAGCTGGGGCTTCGGTTTACTCGGCATCGGAACTGGCGGCCAAAGAGTTTCCTGAACTGGATGTTTCCTTGCGCGGAGCGGTTTCGATTGCTCGGCGCTTGCAGGATCCTTTGGCTGAATTAGTAAAAATTGAGCCTAAAGCCATTGGGGTTGGTCAATATCAACATGATGTCAATCAACTGCAATTGGCCCGGATGCTGGATACCGTGGTTGAGGATTGTGTAAATGCTATTGGGGTCGATGTCAACACAGCTTCTGCAGCCCTGCTAAAACAAGTGTCGGGTTTGTCCGGCAGTATCAGTGAAAATATTGTGGCTTACCGGAATGTAAATGGTCCATTTCTGAATCGCAAGCAGTTGAAAAAGGTGCCGCGTTTTGGCGAAAAAGCTTATGAGCAGGCCGCTGGTTTTTTGCGCATCATGGTTGGTGATAATCCGCTGGATGCTTCGGCTGTTCATCCGGAGGCCTATCCGGTCGTGAATGCTATTTTGGATGATACCGGCAAATCTATTCAGGAATTAATTGGTCAGAGCCACTTCTTGCGCAGTCTAAAACCAGCAAACTACATTAACAGTGAATTCGGTTTGCCAACGGTTGTCGATATATTGCAGGAACTGGAAAAACCGGGGCGGGATCCGCGTCCTGAGTTTAAGAGCGTGCAATTCAAAGCCGGCATAGAAAAAATCACCGATTTACAGCCGGGTATGTTGCTGGAAGGGGTGGTGACCAACGTAGCCAATTTTGGGGCTTTCGTTGATATTGGAGTACATCAGGATGGTTTGGTACATATTTCGCATCTGGCTGATGATTTTGTCAAGGATCCGCGCGTAGTGGTCAAAACCGGTGATATGGTCAAAGTACGAGTGTTGGAGATTGATGTTGCCCGGCAGCGAATTTCTTTGAGCATGAAGAAAAATCTTGATGGCAGTGAAATTGTGCGCAGTGAAAAACCGGCAAAAAACGTGCAGAAAGTTAAGTCACAGCCGCAATTGGATAATACTTTGCGGAATGCTTTTGCCAAGGCATTAGGCAAATAA